In the Schaalia hyovaginalis genome, GCTTGTGGGTGATGAAGACGATGGAGGTTCCCGAGTCGGCGAGCTGGCGCATGATGGCCATGAGCTCGTCGGTCTCCTGCGGGGTGAGGACGGCAGTCGGCTCATCGAGGATGAGGACCTTCGCCTCGCGGGAGAGGGCTTTGACGATCTCCACGCGCTGCTGGGCTCCGACGGGGAGGTCTTCGATCTTCGCGTCGGGGTCGAGGTCGAATCCGAAGCGGGCGGAGACCTCGTTCACGAGGGCGCGGGCCTTCGCCAGATCGATGAGCCCGGCCTTGCCGACCGGCTCATCGCCGAGGGCGATCGATTCGGCGACGGTGAAGACGGGGATGAGCATGAAGTGCTGGTGCACCATGCCGATCCCGGCGGCGACCGCGTCGCCGGGCCCCTTGAAGACGACGGGCTGGCCGTCGATGAGGATCTGCCCCTCGTCGGGCTGGTGGAGTCCGTAGAGGACGTTCATGAGCGTCGATTTTCCGGCGCCGTTCTCTCCGAGGAGGGCGTGGATCCGTCCTTCCTCGATGGTGAGGTCGATGTGGTCGTTCGCGACCAGGGGCCCGAAGCGCTTCGTAATCCCCCTGAGTTCCAGTTTCACTGGGAACCTGCCTTTGGCTCTTCTTCGAGTGTCGGTGAGCGGGTTTTTGAGACGACGAGGGCGCGGCGGGGTGCCCCGCCGCGCCCTCGAGGCCGATTACTTCGGGGAGTTCTCCGACTCGACCTTGAGCTCGCCGCTCTTGATCTGGTCGGTGAGCTTCACGATGTCGTCCTTGAGCTCCTGGGGGACCTTGGAGTCGAAGTCGTGGAAGGGGGCGATGGAGACGCCGCCGTTCTCAAGGGTGCCGACGTAGGGGTCGGAGGTGAACTTGCCCTCGACGGAGTCGGTGATCGCCTGCTCGACGGAGGCACCGATCTCCTTCATCACCGAGGTGAGGATGATCGAGGAGTAGTCGGGGCTGGTGAGGAACCAGTCGGAGTCGACGCCGATGATGTAGGTCGAGCCGTGCTCCTTGGCGGCTGCGGCGGCGCCGAGGCCGACGGGGCCGGCGACCGGCATGATGATGTCGGCGCCCTGGTCGATGAACTGCTGGGCCTGCTGCTTGCCGAGGGCCTGGTCGTCGAAGGACTGGGTGAAGGAGCCGTTCTGGGCGGCCTTGTCCCAGCCGAGGAGCTGGACGTTCGTGCCCTTGGCGGCGTTGTAGGCGGCGACGCCGTCGGCGAAGCCGTCCATGAAGATGGTGACCGAGGGGATCTGGATGCCGCCGAAGGTGGCGACCTTGCCGGTCTGGGTCATGCCCGCGGCCACGTAGCCAGCGAGGTAGGCGGCCTCGGCGGTGTTGAAGAGGAGCGGACGGCCGTTCTCGAGGACGACGGTGTTGAAGTCCGCGTCCGAGAAGGAGGAGTCGACGAGGGCGTAGTGGAGGTCCGCGTTCTGATCGGCGGAGGCGTGGAGCGCCTTCTCGATCTTGAAGCCGACGCCGATGATGAGGTTGCAGCCGTCGTCGACCATGGCCTCG is a window encoding:
- a CDS encoding BMP family lipoprotein, translated to MKTLSKYLAVAGVAALALAGCTSGAKPAAESGATASEGSSFKACAVSDAGGWDDKSFNESAYNGLTVAKEKLGISVNTAESSSDADFVPNVEAMVDDGCNLIIGVGFKIEKALHASADQNADLHYALVDSSFSDADFNTVVLENGRPLLFNTAEAAYLAGYVAAGMTQTGKVATFGGIQIPSVTIFMDGFADGVAAYNAAKGTNVQLLGWDKAAQNGSFTQSFDDQALGKQQAQQFIDQGADIIMPVAGPVGLGAAAAAKEHGSTYIIGVDSDWFLTSPDYSSIILTSVMKEIGASVEQAITDSVEGKFTSDPYVGTLENGGVSIAPFHDFDSKVPQELKDDIVKLTDQIKSGELKVESENSPK